ACTTTCCTATCTACCAACTAGAGAAAGATTTTAAATTTAGCTGGTACTTTAGTTTTCCACAGGAATTTCTGTGGGAATCTAAGATCATAAATGATCAGCTTTCTAGCAATGAATCTCTGGTCAGAATACTTTCCTATATACCAACCAGAGAAAGATTTTAAATTTAGCTGGTACTTTAGTTTTCCACATGAATTTCTGTGGGAATCTAAGATCAGAAATGATCAGCTTTCTATATAAAGATTTGACAGAGAATTTATGATCAGCAGTGAGGGTCCACATTATGTCATCTTTTCCTTCTCCTATTTCAACATCTTCACATCTGATTTTCAAACTGTTCCGTAGCCCTAAAGTCTCACCATACAAAGTTCTCCTAAATCTGAACCCGTGCCATCCTTTTTGCAAGGCTTTAGCAACTGTTATGTTATGatcaaaacttaagtcatatagcCTGGCATTGGCTTCTTTTAGAGTTTTTTCATCCACCCAAATATCCTCCCAGAACCTAGTATTTTTTCCATTCCATACTTTTTTCCTAACAAATTTGTAAAATATCTCTTTCACCTCCATCAACCCAGCCCAGAACTGGGAATCCCCAGGTTTTTTTGAGGCTGTAGATAAGCACCTATCACCTTTATATATTCTGAACAACACATCTTGCCACAACCCCTCCTATGTTTCCGTTTTCCAAAACCATTTAGCCAGAAGTGAAATGTTCATTAATTATAAATTTAGAATCCTTAGCCCCCACCTCTTTGGGCAGGCAACAGGTCTTCCAGTTTACTAAATGGTATTTCTTGACATTTTCATCTTCCCACCATACTAGTCTGGCTCTGAAAACATCAGCTTTCTTAATCACCCCTTTAGGGATAGCATAAAAGGACATCACGAAGAGTGGCATATTTGTCAAACAGGCTTGAACCAGTGTGACTCTGCTTGCTATAGAGCCAAGCAGTTTCCCTTGCCAGCAGCTACaccttttttcaattttttcagTCACACCTCTCCAATGCATGTTTCTGATTTTGGAATCAGCTACATGCATTCCTAGATATTTTATGGGCATGGTGCCCATTTTGCAAGTTAGGATCTCTTGATATGTCGGTTGTTTTTCTCTAGCCTTCCCAAAGAGCATCAGCTCACTTTTATGAAAATTTATTTTGAGCCCTGACATTTGTTCAAAAGCTCCCAGGATAAATTTAAGGTTTTTAACACTATCTACATCATTCTGCATCAGGAAGattgtgtcatctgcatattgcagcaTGTTGATCCCTTTATTATTCTCATCGCCCAACACCCCTTTTACCAGCCCATGTTCCAAAGCATTATTCATGATCAGTGCTAAAGCATCAGCATCTAGGTCAAACAGGAGAGGTGACCTGGCATCTCCCTGtctcatgccccccccccccccccctccctcccccaTTGTCTCCATAACCCAGTCACACCATCTATCAGGAAAACCCTTGAGCTTTAGCATTTGGATCACAAAACCCATCAGCTCACTTTGTGTGTTTTGAAATAATGTTTATGCATCCAAGATCCTTGAAACAATAATGTAATTCTGTGTACCCTAAAAAATTATGTATATCCTTGAAACAATAATGTACTGTAATACAACTAATCTGATCCTCAAGCTCTCTCAGTGGATATCTCATCGTCAGCTAGTTCCATCTCAGTGGACAGCAGTATCTGTAATTCTGTATACCCTAAAAAATTGAGCatccttttttttttttgaggagatTAGCTGTATATAAAAAAAATTGAGCATCTGTATATTCGGTACCAATGATGTGTGCTGGCAAACGTACGTCGCTGAGACAAAAACGAGGCAAGTGTTGTTCGTCTCATGTGAAGACTCAGCTGCTGACCAGAGCTCCTCTTTCCCGGACAGGAAACTTCTTTGGTCTCCGCACTCTGCCCAGCCATGGCCGCAGTTGCCATTCCTGGCCGCTCACTGTCACCACCAACCAAAAAGCTCTCCTCCACCAAGCACCAACAGCAGCCAGCAGCTGCTGCCGCCTCAGTCTTCACATGGCACGTGCACGCCTCGAGAGCACCTACAAAGCATCTTCCTTCCGGTTAACCAACGCAGCAGCAGTTTCTTCCCAACACCACCGAGAGTCCCATGGCTGGAGCGCGTCCGTCGGAGCAGTCCCTTGCTGTCTCTGGCTCAACGCGGGCTCCCGGCCGGCCCCAGCGCAGGCGGCCACAATTCCCGCTCTACGCCGAGCTCGGCGCGCTGCTCCCCGGCGACCTCTCTCGGGTACGTACGTGCGTGCTCTCGCCTGAGCCCCCCGGCCTCTTCCCTTCCTCGTCGGTTCTTGATCTTGGGCATTGCCAATGGCGACGCGCCCGTCTTCTCCTCTCCGAGAGTTACCCTGATTGATCGACGCGCGGATGCATGCAGGCGAACCAGGTGGAGATCTTGGACGCGGCGGTGGCGCACCTGAAGGTGCTGGCGGACACGGCGGCTGTGCTCGAGGCGTACAGGGCGCTTCAGCGCGACGCGGGGCCTGTGCGCCCAGCAGCCGTCGAGGTGGCGTCACGGGAGGCGGTCTGCATAGCCGTGCGGCTGCCGCCGCCGGTGGCGGCGCGTCCGGGcgcgctgacgcgcttgctcgaaGTGTTCGATCGGCGCGGACTGGAGGTCCTGGGGGTCACTGTGACGCGCGACGGGCGTGCCGACACTGCCGACGTCATGGTCACTGCGGCCGCCGCGGCGCCGGAGGTCGTCGAGCTCATCAAGGCGGAGATCGCTGGCATCAAGTGAGCCATGATCTATGCGGCTCGGAGCTAACCTTTTGGCATTTTGAATTGATTTTCATCGTTAAATCCCTTACGAGTGGAAACTAATTAGGATTAGACATGCGGAGCGGATGAATGGATGATTGCAAGAGCAGAAACTATGGAAAAATGGTAGATTCAGTGGTTCATGTTGGACTTTTGTTTTGATATTGCAGCAACCGAATTTCGATGGAGCAGGAGAAAACTGTCAATTGCCAAAGGAGGCAACAAAAAAATGTAATCAACTGTTCTTGTTGCGATTTCACAGTGGTCTAACAGCAATGTTTCAGGTGTCTTAGATCCGTGCGGACCTGTTGccaatgcccccccccccacacacacacacacacacacacacaccaccagtCATGGTCAAGATTGTCGGCGTGGAACCAGGGTATCCAGACTTGGCTACCtgcggcctatggcgtggctccttcgacggcctggtacggcccatccaCAAAACtatcaagacaagaccctcgcgaggggcaaccctcgtgaggcggacgatgccaagacctcctgagggagcggcctccccgggctgctcctgaggagcagagattccTATGCAGGTGCCCAACCTCATGAGGTAGCAGTAATGCAAGCCatcacgaccaaggccaggcgggcgccagcgggcgcagaatgaacagtttcctgtttggtgctaaggaagcaagcgcagacgCAGGgccccgaggaatcaggcaaatgttttcattccagtgcaacaagaccaagaccacgagaaCGGATATTATCGCCGAGCACACCGCAGCGTCATGGCCAGaggctttgcaggcaaagaccaccttttatcaggataagatgtactacttgtcccctttcaaattgaccactgtgggatcccttcccgcctacgttttgggggaagaggactaaggccactataagtataggttagccaccaccgtagagggagAGGTCCGATCCGATCCCCGCAGCTCGTTCTCTCACCAGAgcagacctcgcgaggttgttcatcccttgtactagttcctcctcagcccctcgtgaggcaaatccatcacaaagcaggagtagggtcttacaccgcaaggtggcccgaacctgggtaaactattgtgtccatcttcttccttgatcatcgagctaggccatggggtGACGGAGAggttggctggagaggttgagttcttcgcacatgcaccagagttcgaacctttcttgggtctacggagccttgaatccgacatttggcgtgccaggtaggggcgtgtcgaaggtCCGCCTCTTCATCAGCTGCACTGCGCCCGCGCCCCGTGGTTCCCATGGCCGGCGCTGCCCCACTCACCGGGCCGCCCGGCGCGTTCGGAGGCATTGCGGGTCTTCGAGCTTTCTCTCCCGCCTTGCGACAgatgcagtggccgcccaagttcaggccggagctgCCCCCGCAGTACGACGACGCGGCGGACCCCACGAAGTTCCTCCGGGTGTACGTGGAGGCCgtctgggcggcgggcggcgatgaCAAAGTCATGGCAAACTGACTCCCTATGGCTCTCACGGATGTGCCGCGCTCCTGGCTGCTCagcctgctagtctttggtggcctACTAGGAGGAGCTGCACGATTTGTTCATCGCACGCTTCGTGGCACCGGTACCCCACGCCGTTGCGGCCATTCTCGGCGGGTCGCAAGCGCCAGCCTCAAGCTGCCACGCCAAGCAGCTCTTCCGACAGGTAGGGGCCGCCCAGCCGCGGCAGTGGGCTCGTCTAGgccgggcggcgcccgagaccgaCATCGTCTTCGACTCCAGGGACCACCCCAAGACTACAACCGGCgccggcgcgctccccatgctctgcaagCCCACCATCAGCAACAATGCAGTCACCAGAACCCTGatcgacggcggtgctggcctcaacGTCCTCTTCGTGGAAGCTTTCGATCAGCTTCATATGCCTTACGACCGCCTCGCCCCCACCAAACCCTTCTCAGGGGTGGTCGGCGGCTCCACCGttcctctggggcagatccgcctccccgtcaccttcggcacatgctataactaccgtaccgagctcatcgacttcgatgtcgttcgcatcggcctcccgtacaacgccatccttgggtatccagcccttgctaagttcatggcggcaacacaCCCCAGCTATGACATCATCAAGATGCCtggaagcagcggcgtcctcactgtGGCCGGAGACACCAAGGTGCACTCCTGGCCCTCAAGATCGCTTTCAAGGCCGCGGCGGCCGCGCGGCCAGACGCGAAGGGCGCTCCGGAGATCCCGGAGGCCGCGcctgcaaagaagaagcagttgttctcttaGGACCGGGCCGAGATGAAGAAGGTGCCAGTCGACGACGGGGGCTCAGGCCCCACCTGCACCATAGGCTTCGGCCTTCCCCCAGACCAAGAAGAGGCGCTGGTCATTTTCCTCCGTGCGAACAAAGATGTATTTGCATGCGAGGCGACGGACCTGGTTGGCATCCCGCGAAGCGTGATTGAGCACCATTTGATGTTGTGCCCCAGCGCGCGCCCGATGAAGCAGGAGGCGCGGCGGCAAGCTCCGGAGAAGCAGCCGTTCATCGTCCAAGAGGTCCACAAGCTGCAAGAGGCCAGCGTCATTCGGGAAGTACGGCACCCATATTGGCTGGCCAATCTggtcatcgtccccaagaagggccggaaggagcgcatgtgcgtcgacttcacgagcctcaacaaggcttgcccttaGTACACTTTTCCTCTtccgcacatcgaccagatcgtcgactccaccgccgagtgcgacctctgtgcttcctggacgtcttctcgggttaccaccaaatcaagacgGCGGTGCAGTATGTCGAGAAGatagccttcctgaccccatgcggggtgtattgctacacctgcatgtcgtTCGGGCTATGCAATGCCGGAGCAACCTTCCAGCGATTGATGCACATCGCTTTGGGCCGGCAGCTCGAGAGAAATGCCGAGGcatacgtcgatgacatagtggtcaagttaCGAGAAGCAAGGACCCTTGTCGAAGATTTGGAAGAGAAGTTCACCAACCTGCGCAAGGTAAACATGCgcctcaatccggagaagtgcgtgttcggcatcccgtccggcaagctgctgggtttcttggtgtcgcatagagggatcgaggccaacccggagaagatcaaggcgatagAGAGGAGgagcccgccgcagaccctcaaggagatgcagaagctcgcGGGCTGTGTAActtcgttggggcgcttcatctccaagctaggcgagcacgccctcccgttcttcaaactgatgaagaataagggcccgtttgaatggactccggaggccgaggcggccttccaagacctcaagaggtacctcaccagcccgccggtgatggtggcacctcgccctcttgagcccctggtgctttagcTGGACGCCACACCCCACTCGGCCAGCGCGACACTCGTGGCGGTCCGGGAAGAGCGCGCGGATGCGGGTGTGCGGTGTAGTGCCC
This window of the Triticum aestivum cultivar Chinese Spring chromosome 5D, IWGSC CS RefSeq v2.1, whole genome shotgun sequence genome carries:
- the LOC123124470 gene encoding uncharacterized protein, yielding MAGARPSEQSLAVSGSTRAPGRPQRRRPQFPLYAELGALLPGDLSRANQVEILDAAVAHLKVLADTAAVLEAYRALQRDAGPVRPAAVEVASREAVCIAVRLPPPVAARPGALTRLLEVFDRRGLEVLGVTVTRDGRADTADVMVTAAAAAPEVVELIKAEIAGIK